In a genomic window of Acidimicrobiales bacterium:
- a CDS encoding TIGR03618 family F420-dependent PPOX class oxidoreductase has translation MTVIPDTHRDLFDLPAVWHVATIGPSGEPQVSPVWAGFDGTHIRFPHLEGRQKWRNLQDDDRIAMSATDPTDNERYLEVRGRVVAFEHDGALEVLDAQARKYRDEDSFPRDHAQPLEKRITVVVEPLHCTTMG, from the coding sequence ATGACTGTTATCCCTGATACACACCGCGACCTGTTCGACCTCCCGGCCGTCTGGCACGTGGCCACCATCGGGCCATCGGGCGAGCCCCAGGTCTCCCCCGTGTGGGCCGGCTTCGACGGGACCCACATCCGGTTCCCCCACCTGGAGGGTCGCCAGAAGTGGCGCAACCTCCAGGACGACGATCGGATCGCCATGTCGGCGACCGACCCGACGGACAACGAGCGGTACCTGGAGGTGCGCGGCCGGGTGGTGGCTTTCGAGCACGACGGTGCGCTGGAGGTGCTGGACGCCCAGGCCCGGAAGTACCGTGACGAGGACTCCTTCCCCAGAGACCACGCACAGCCGCTGGAGAAGCGGATCACCGTCGTGGTCGAGCCGCTGCACTGCACGACGATGGGATGA
- a CDS encoding CoA transferase: MSADGGKVPGPLDGFRVVDLSQIVSGPFASMLLSDQGAAVVKVEPVVGQDVTRRLNYARGGLSAFYLNGNRGKRSISVDLTRKEGRQVVLDLAASADVFLQNFRPGACERLGIGYEDIRAVKPDIVYVSISGYGPDGPHSGRPVLDPVIQGLTGMVAYQVNPDIPFPDLVRNIVSDKSTALTVAQAITAALLARERGAGGQHVVVPMLDSTLSFFWNDGMVDQTLVGDDVSPGMTLAEVYRLTECLDGKIIYFAASTAHIHGVSRAVGHPEWCDDSRYSLEGFVDDQQNLLDYGVMVAEAFASMTMADSLAGLYDSDVPSGPILEKSEVLTHPQIVHNGSVVTWEHPEAGTIRSARPGARFSGTPVEMRLSASAKGADNREVLREIGRTDSEIDAMQAEGIVG; the protein is encoded by the coding sequence ATGTCGGCGGATGGAGGCAAGGTGCCCGGACCACTCGACGGCTTCCGTGTCGTAGACCTCAGTCAAATCGTAAGCGGGCCGTTCGCCAGCATGCTCCTGTCCGATCAGGGCGCAGCGGTTGTCAAAGTCGAACCGGTGGTCGGCCAGGACGTGACACGGCGCCTCAATTATGCTCGGGGTGGCCTCTCGGCCTTCTACCTGAATGGGAATCGCGGCAAGAGGTCGATCTCGGTTGACCTGACCCGTAAAGAGGGCCGCCAGGTGGTTCTGGACCTCGCCGCCTCGGCTGATGTCTTCCTCCAGAACTTCCGTCCCGGAGCCTGCGAACGCCTGGGGATTGGCTACGAGGACATCCGCGCCGTTAAGCCGGACATCGTCTACGTGTCGATCAGCGGCTACGGGCCAGATGGCCCCCATAGTGGCCGTCCAGTGCTCGACCCGGTTATCCAGGGCTTGACCGGCATGGTGGCCTACCAGGTCAACCCCGATATTCCGTTCCCTGACCTTGTCCGAAACATCGTGTCGGACAAAAGCACGGCGTTGACCGTCGCCCAGGCCATCACCGCAGCGCTCCTTGCCCGGGAGCGCGGCGCCGGCGGCCAGCACGTCGTGGTGCCAATGCTCGACTCCACACTGTCCTTCTTCTGGAACGACGGAATGGTCGACCAGACCCTCGTTGGCGATGACGTCTCCCCCGGAATGACCCTGGCGGAGGTGTACCGCCTGACCGAGTGCCTGGACGGGAAGATCATCTACTTCGCTGCGTCGACGGCCCACATACACGGGGTTAGCAGGGCCGTTGGGCACCCCGAGTGGTGCGATGACTCTCGCTACAGCCTCGAGGGGTTTGTTGATGACCAGCAGAATCTCTTGGACTACGGAGTGATGGTTGCCGAGGCGTTTGCGTCGATGACCATGGCCGATTCCCTGGCTGGCCTTTACGACAGCGACGTACCCAGCGGACCGATCCTCGAGAAGTCGGAAGTGTTGACACATCCCCAGATAGTGCACAACGGGTCTGTGGTGACCTGGGAGCACCCGGAGGCTGGAACGATCCGAAGCGCACGCCCTGGGGCGCGCTTTTCAGGCACGCCTGTCGAAATGCGTCTTTCTGCCTCGGCCAAGGGAGCCGACAACCGGGAGGTTCTGCGTGAGATCGGCCGAACCGACTCGGAAATCGACGCAATGCAGGCAGAGGGCATCGTCGGCTGA
- a CDS encoding MFS transporter, whose protein sequence is MQDSPLAALGDEERERLQRRTLRTLLSGIIPGGAAMSSAYSSAAILGEELSGSETLGGVAASGLTMGAALTAIPLARFMATRGRRPGIAGGYVLASTGSLLCLSAVLSGWYPILVLGMSVVGLGYAANMAARFAAADMATEAGSAIGMLVWGSTFGSVLGPILGFGPLRSMATKLGLDELAGPYLLSAVLFLVAASAVHLFLRPDPLVVTGGLGQPRERTPLRGFVTPVFNSPDGRLAVGSMVVGHAVMVGVMTMMPLHLRSGGQGLQVVGFVISLHIVGMYAFSPIVGKLVDRVGPRPVIAVGGVLLAVGADVAAHNAAHESAGAFLGMFLIGVGWSCGLIASSALLVRTFTGPDRVGIQGLADLCMSGGGAVAGVTAGFIVATTEFHVLSHGAIVVGIIPTLVVIMGWWSTRRTAGLQR, encoded by the coding sequence ATGCAGGACTCCCCGCTGGCGGCCTTGGGGGACGAGGAACGGGAGCGACTGCAACGCCGGACCCTTAGGACACTCCTGAGCGGCATCATTCCCGGCGGAGCTGCCATGAGTAGTGCCTACAGCTCGGCAGCCATTCTCGGCGAGGAGCTGTCCGGGAGCGAGACTCTCGGCGGCGTCGCAGCCTCAGGTCTTACGATGGGTGCCGCTCTCACGGCCATACCCCTGGCGCGGTTTATGGCCACCCGGGGCCGACGGCCAGGCATCGCTGGGGGCTACGTACTAGCTAGTACCGGTTCCCTACTTTGCCTGTCGGCCGTTCTCAGTGGTTGGTATCCCATCCTGGTGCTCGGCATGTCGGTGGTGGGCCTGGGTTACGCCGCGAATATGGCTGCCCGGTTTGCAGCCGCCGACATGGCAACCGAGGCCGGATCGGCAATCGGCATGCTGGTCTGGGGGTCCACCTTTGGTTCGGTTCTAGGCCCAATCCTCGGCTTCGGCCCACTCCGCTCAATGGCTACGAAACTTGGCCTCGACGAGTTGGCCGGCCCGTACCTACTCTCGGCGGTCCTGTTCCTGGTTGCGGCGTCAGCGGTCCACCTCTTCCTGAGACCGGATCCACTCGTGGTTACAGGCGGGCTCGGCCAGCCCCGGGAACGGACACCGCTTAGGGGCTTCGTGACACCCGTGTTCAACTCACCCGACGGACGGCTCGCTGTGGGATCGATGGTGGTCGGCCACGCAGTAATGGTCGGCGTCATGACGATGATGCCGCTCCACCTCCGCTCTGGTGGCCAGGGTCTTCAGGTTGTGGGCTTCGTGATCTCACTCCACATTGTCGGGATGTACGCCTTCTCCCCGATCGTCGGCAAGCTGGTCGACCGGGTAGGCCCTCGGCCTGTGATAGCTGTTGGTGGCGTCCTTCTGGCTGTAGGGGCTGATGTCGCCGCTCACAACGCCGCTCACGAGTCGGCAGGCGCCTTCCTCGGGATGTTCCTCATTGGTGTTGGCTGGAGTTGTGGTCTTATCGCTTCTTCGGCCCTTCTAGTTCGTACATTCACCGGACCGGACAGGGTCGGAATCCAGGGACTTGCCGACCTCTGCATGAGCGGCGGTGGGGCCGTGGCTGGGGTGACCGCAGGTTTCATCGTGGCCACCACGGAATTCCACGTCCTGAGTCACGGGGCGATTGTGGTCGGCATTATCCCCACGCTTGTCGTGATCATGGGGTGGTGGTCGACGCGTCGAACCGCCGGCCTCCAGCGCTGA
- a CDS encoding 3'-5' exonuclease codes for MPTFACFDVETTGLDPAGGRVIEVAVVRIQRDGTPAGEWTTLVDAGATDLGRTDIHGIRLHWLEGAPSFDSIAGDLAHQLSGCVPVAHNAGFDASFLRSEWGRAGLGPLDLEAVDTLPMARQLGYPGRLGLLAEALGVPLHDAHRALDDTRALAAVLVALLDRGAVVSSFPIFGPPLLTPAPSGRVAHRPTQAA; via the coding sequence GTGCCCACCTTTGCCTGCTTTGACGTCGAGACCACCGGTCTCGACCCGGCCGGCGGGCGTGTCATCGAGGTGGCCGTCGTACGCATCCAGCGGGACGGGACCCCGGCAGGGGAGTGGACCACTCTGGTGGATGCAGGGGCCACCGACCTGGGTCGCACCGACATCCATGGCATCAGGCTCCACTGGCTGGAGGGTGCCCCCAGCTTCGATTCGATCGCCGGGGACCTCGCCCACCAGCTCTCCGGATGCGTCCCGGTGGCACACAACGCCGGCTTCGACGCGAGTTTCCTTCGCTCCGAGTGGGGACGCGCCGGGTTGGGCCCCCTCGACCTCGAAGCCGTGGACACCCTTCCGATGGCCCGGCAGCTGGGCTACCCGGGGCGCCTCGGCCTTCTGGCCGAGGCGCTAGGAGTACCGCTGCACGACGCCCACCGGGCCCTCGACGACACCCGCGCCCTCGCAGCCGTGCTGGTGGCCCTGTTGGACCGCGGGGCTGTGGTGTCCTCGTTCCCAATCTTTGGGCCACCGTTGCTCACCCCAGCGCCCTCCGGCCGGGTGGCGCACCGGCCCACCCAGGCGGCCTGA
- a CDS encoding L,D-transpeptidase gives MAQDLLVRAIPALLVLLSGCSQPEPLPVDDRAGMVRVGTVIPSTMSAVVPPEATGALEAASNTAPATTTSTPTTTSAVPSSTSDAQPTPSTTGSPDRSFTVARATGEWLDTYRSPVDTEVWWSLSNPGPYDGDRVVLVLDEQDDWLLVDMPVRPNGTIGWVRRSDVTLTTHSAMILVDLSEMRLWAWEDGALVAEGAIALGTDETPTPPGDYFVNEIQEQDDPDTLFGSWIIGTSGFSEVLGLVDGGDPAVAIHGTNDPSVLGTEVSLGCVRVHDDVVGRLARLPLGTPVEVRA, from the coding sequence GTGGCGCAGGACCTGCTGGTGCGGGCGATCCCGGCCCTGCTCGTCTTGCTGTCCGGGTGCAGCCAGCCGGAGCCGCTGCCCGTCGACGACCGCGCCGGCATGGTCCGTGTCGGGACGGTCATACCGTCCACCATGTCGGCCGTCGTGCCACCGGAGGCAACCGGTGCGCTGGAGGCGGCGTCGAACACCGCACCGGCGACGACAACCAGCACGCCGACCACGACGTCGGCCGTCCCGTCCAGTACCAGCGACGCCCAGCCGACGCCATCGACGACCGGGTCGCCCGACCGCTCGTTCACCGTCGCCAGGGCGACCGGCGAGTGGCTCGACACCTACCGGTCGCCTGTCGACACGGAGGTATGGTGGTCGCTCTCCAACCCGGGCCCCTACGACGGAGACCGGGTGGTACTGGTCCTGGACGAGCAGGACGACTGGCTGCTGGTGGACATGCCCGTTCGGCCCAACGGCACCATTGGATGGGTCCGACGGTCGGACGTGACGCTCACCACCCATTCGGCGATGATCCTGGTGGACCTGTCGGAGATGCGACTCTGGGCCTGGGAGGACGGCGCCCTGGTGGCAGAGGGTGCGATCGCCCTCGGTACCGATGAGACGCCCACCCCACCCGGCGACTACTTCGTGAACGAGATCCAGGAGCAGGACGACCCCGACACCCTCTTCGGTTCGTGGATCATCGGTACTTCCGGCTTCTCCGAGGTGCTCGGCCTTGTCGACGGCGGCGATCCCGCCGTGGCCATTCACGGCACAAACGACCCGTCGGTCCTGGGAACCGAGG